In Acaryochloris marina S15, a single genomic region encodes these proteins:
- a CDS encoding flotillin family protein — MPVVAIALSLVLVILIVGSLKSFLRICNPNEILILSGRKHQNKEGQTVGYRVIFGGRVISIPILETVKMMDMTTMPVPVEVQNAYSKGGTPLDIQAIANVKISSDPDVVGNAIERFLDRDRKEILRVARETLEGNLRGVVALLTPEQINEDRLQFAERIAQDVSRELVKLGLQLDTLKIQSVADDVDYLSSIGRRQIAQVVRDAEIAESNAMGEAERIEADCQQRSKVAQTQALAIIQQKQNELRKIKAELEQRAKSEEERTIAAGKEARARAEQQLQAMRANLERLRLEADEVLPAEAQRQARELQARGTAASLGENAKAAAQVNDLLSQVWSKMGVHANEVFLIQQIEMVLQQAATIPNRVNLERINVIDNGNGQSLAGLVNAYPEMVRHFLEQVDQTLGIDVIGTLKQSSGSYGD, encoded by the coding sequence ATGCCTGTGGTGGCTATTGCCCTATCCCTAGTGTTGGTCATTCTGATTGTTGGGTCCCTCAAGAGCTTTTTGCGGATTTGTAATCCCAATGAGATCTTGATTTTGTCTGGCCGTAAGCATCAAAACAAAGAGGGGCAAACTGTTGGCTATCGCGTCATCTTCGGAGGACGGGTCATTTCCATCCCCATTCTGGAAACGGTGAAAATGATGGATATGACCACCATGCCGGTGCCTGTTGAAGTCCAAAATGCTTACTCAAAAGGTGGAACCCCGCTGGATATTCAAGCCATTGCGAATGTTAAAATTTCCAGCGATCCAGACGTGGTGGGAAATGCGATTGAACGGTTTCTCGATCGCGATCGCAAAGAAATACTGCGAGTGGCGAGAGAAACCCTGGAAGGCAACCTGCGGGGTGTCGTCGCCCTGTTGACTCCAGAACAAATCAATGAAGATCGGCTCCAGTTTGCAGAGCGGATTGCCCAGGATGTATCCAGAGAACTGGTGAAACTAGGGTTACAGCTTGATACTCTCAAAATTCAGAGTGTTGCTGACGATGTTGACTATCTCAGTTCGATTGGTCGGCGGCAAATTGCTCAAGTTGTCCGGGACGCCGAGATTGCTGAATCCAATGCTATGGGAGAAGCCGAGCGGATTGAAGCAGATTGCCAACAGCGCTCGAAAGTGGCCCAAACCCAGGCTCTAGCTATTATTCAGCAAAAACAAAATGAGCTGCGCAAAATCAAAGCGGAACTGGAACAACGGGCCAAATCGGAAGAAGAGCGGACCATTGCGGCAGGGAAAGAAGCCCGTGCCCGAGCAGAACAGCAACTCCAAGCTATGCGGGCTAATTTAGAACGCTTGCGTCTAGAAGCCGATGAGGTTCTTCCAGCCGAAGCCCAACGGCAGGCTAGGGAACTTCAAGCCAGAGGCACCGCTGCAAGCTTAGGAGAAAATGCCAAAGCGGCAGCCCAGGTCAACGATTTGTTATCCCAAGTGTGGTCAAAAATGGGAGTTCATGCCAATGAGGTCTTTTTAATTCAGCAGATAGAAATGGTGCTGCAACAAGCCGCAACCATCCCCAACCGCGTCAATTTAGAGCGAATAAATGTGATTGATAATGGCAACGGTCAGTCCCTGGCTGGCTTAGTCAATGCTTATCCGGAAATGGTTCGCCATTTCCTTGAACAAGTAGATCAAACCCTTGGTATTGATGTTATTGGCACTCTTAAACAATCTAGTGGTAGCTACGGAGATTAG
- a CDS encoding flotillin family protein, with the protein MSESVDQPIWEQSHLIAQVESSSRVNREESGLPTAVPIAGAIFGVILVVWFLKNFLRICNPNEILILSGRKHRTKGGQTVGYRVIFGGRVISIPLLESVKIMDMTTMPVPVEVKNAYSKGGTPLDIQAIANVKISNDPGVVGNAIERFLDRDRKEILRVARETLEGNLRGVVALLTPEQINEDRLRFAEQIAQDVSRELVKLGLQLDTLKIQSVADDVDYLSSIGRRQIAQIVRDAEIAESNAMGEAERIEADCQQQSEVAQTQALAIVQEKQNALRKIKAELEQRAKSEEERTIAAGKEARARAEQQLQAMRADLERLRLEADEVLPAEAQRQAKELQSRGEAASLGENAKAAAQVNDMLSKVWEETGTDAAEVFLIQQIEMVLRQAAEIPNRVKLERINVIDNGDGQAIASLVNAYPEMVRQFLDRVDQTLGIDVTGTLKAQNKNQGE; encoded by the coding sequence ATGAGTGAGTCTGTTGACCAGCCCATCTGGGAGCAATCCCACTTGATTGCCCAAGTTGAATCTTCAAGCAGAGTCAATCGGGAGGAGTCTGGCCTTCCAACAGCGGTACCGATCGCGGGGGCTATTTTTGGTGTCATCCTGGTGGTTTGGTTTCTCAAGAATTTTTTACGAATTTGCAACCCCAATGAAATCCTGATTTTATCGGGGCGCAAGCATCGTACCAAAGGGGGGCAAACCGTGGGCTATCGGGTCATTTTTGGAGGGCGGGTGATTTCGATTCCACTCTTGGAATCCGTCAAAATCATGGATATGACCACGATGCCTGTTCCGGTAGAAGTCAAAAATGCCTATTCCAAGGGTGGTACACCGCTCGATATCCAAGCCATTGCCAACGTTAAAATCTCTAATGATCCAGGAGTGGTGGGAAATGCCATTGAGCGATTCCTAGATCGCGATCGCAAAGAGATTTTACGGGTTGCCAGAGAAACCTTAGAAGGGAACTTAAGGGGCGTTGTGGCCCTGCTCACGCCAGAGCAAATTAATGAGGACCGACTGCGATTTGCAGAGCAGATTGCTCAAGACGTTTCCAGAGAACTGGTGAAGTTAGGGTTACAGCTCGATACCCTCAAAATTCAAAGCGTTGCTGATGACGTTGACTATCTCAGCTCGATTGGTCGACGGCAAATTGCCCAAATTGTCCGGGATGCGGAAATTGCTGAATCCAATGCCATGGGAGAAGCTGAGCGGATTGAAGCCGACTGCCAACAGCAGTCAGAAGTGGCTCAAACCCAGGCTCTAGCCATTGTTCAGGAAAAGCAAAATGCGCTACGCAAAATTAAAGCAGAGCTAGAACAGCGAGCTAAATCAGAAGAAGAACGCACTATTGCTGCTGGAAAAGAAGCCCGTGCTCGGGCAGAACAGCAACTCCAAGCGATGCGGGCTGATTTAGAGCGGTTGCGTTTAGAAGCTGATGAGGTTCTTCCTGCTGAAGCCCAGCGGCAGGCCAAGGAATTGCAATCCCGAGGAGAAGCAGCCAGCTTAGGGGAAAATGCCAAAGCCGCGGCCCAAGTCAACGATATGTTGTCCAAAGTCTGGGAGGAGACAGGCACGGATGCTGCTGAAGTCTTCTTAATTCAGCAAATTGAGATGGTGCTTCGACAGGCAGCAGAGATTCCCAATCGGGTCAAATTAGAACGGATCAATGTCATAGATAACGGTGATGGGCAAGCTATTGCGAGTTTGGTGAATGCCTATCCAGAAATGGTGCGACAATTCCTCGATCGTGTCGATCAAACCCTCGGTATTGATGTCACGGGTACCCTCAAAGCGCAGAACAAGAACCAAGGAGAATAG